The following are encoded together in the Candidatus Fusobacterium pullicola genome:
- a CDS encoding ECF transporter S component, whose protein sequence is MNKKTLSITISAMGIGLNIVLAVLAKTFAIPFLFFDTIGTILAGVLLGPFFGGITGLITNVLTSIVNNPVELPYAIVNMVIGIFVGCIARKYVFNVKTAIITGLILSVLAPLIGTPITVYLFGGLAGGTLDIFVGWLAKSGQKIFTAAFIPRVLSNVIDKSVSCVIVALIIQKLPQNIKRELNINE, encoded by the coding sequence ATGAATAAAAAAACATTATCTATAACAATATCAGCAATGGGAATAGGATTAAATATAGTATTAGCAGTTTTAGCTAAAACTTTTGCAATTCCATTTTTATTTTTTGATACTATTGGAACAATTTTAGCTGGAGTACTTTTAGGACCATTTTTTGGTGGGATTACAGGGCTTATAACAAATGTATTAACATCTATTGTGAATAATCCTGTTGAATTACCTTATGCTATAGTGAATATGGTAATAGGAATATTTGTAGGTTGTATAGCTAGAAAATATGTTTTTAATGTAAAAACTGCGATCATAACAGGACTTATTTTATCAGTATTAGCTCCACTTATAGGAACTCCTATTACTGTATATTTATTTGGTGGATTAGCAGGTGGAACTTTAGATATATTTGTAGGTTGGTTAGCTAAAAGTGGGCAAAAAATATTTACAGCAGCTTTTATTCCAAGGGTATTGTCAAATGTTATAGATAAAAGTGTTTCGTGTGTTATAGTTGCCTTAATAATTCAAAAATTGCCTCAAAATATAAAAAGAGAGTTGAATATAAATGAATAG